Proteins from a genomic interval of Harpia harpyja isolate bHarHar1 chromosome 7, bHarHar1 primary haplotype, whole genome shotgun sequence:
- the LRRFIP1 gene encoding leucine-rich repeat flightless-interacting protein 1 isoform X31, whose product MGTQGAGRKRLPNRERLTAEDDALNQIAREAEARLAAKRAARAEAREIRMKELERQQKEIEERPEKDFEKGARTVSSLSAATLASLGGTSSRRGSGDTSISADTEASIREIKDSLAEVEEKYKKAMVSNAQLDNEKTNFMYQVDTLKDALLELEEQLAESRRQYEEKSKEFEREKHAHNILQFQFMEIKEALKQREEMLAEIQQLQQKQQSYVREISDLQETIEWKDKKIGALERQKDFFDSIRSERDDLRDEVVVLKEQLKKHGIIPDSDIATNGETSDILDNEGHLDSSKTVPGTTLALKAGGDGTLGKANEVDMKNEFLKDMGKREILQNTEREEHKEESEEQEVQTLHADENAKAEKMVEERDALSTVMLPDSRFTEQIQSLTERVSGSTSSNDDGDPDDLRKVTESAGTAVQQPASMEAEHHDLNARTNQNLEVGSLQGHQIFETPQEMPSDLGTEHELEKAALKWEEREDLKTSHALNGNEIDQEATITSESCELVSNQAGLPEVPVAGSLNEEVNLESHTKGLQHSEESAENKVTNVLQEKFFESKDCLEGRIDKTGGDRGEEENEVGIAVQGQMGEMESVGLEGKESCESGVPADTSENKGGGDQACIQPFSSEDSPSASSEGQNKLDKTDLENAMAEKDGQQEELIEELEMCSDSAETGEQDKASVEAVGGISEVKGSMLHQAEPDTDIVKEVTTQETSLDPSLLDDEIKESELETGDESGKGKESRIEWVEDSKPRAEVQTIHCSEETTGDTVGEKNIPLEGEVQNVVEQEEGESKEESTVDVSVTTENKVDKEALKENEQELELVDHHGGGFASEESADNSLAQKAEQDEDVSEQVKLEAQVEERLEDDGDAFDFDEESKQILETDEKCDGEKADTQKEEGGGVNGAVGKTAQTDEAGERTDKIETEDALTEDDSLQHKKGDEPEETGCLQGEASWKTDEKTDVIEDEIKSSDSNKVEKIADENVLEQDLESAGNNRDESKEDLQGGRRGRGKPRDDCIIS is encoded by the exons ATTGAGGAAAGGCCAGAAAAAGACTTTGAGAAG GGAGCACGTACTGTTTCAAGTTTATCAGCAGCTACCTTAGCTTCTCTGGGCGGGACTTCTTCACGAAGAGGCAGTGGGGATACATCTATCTCAGCTGATACAGAGGCATCTATTAGAGAAATAAAG GACTCTCTAGCCGAAGTCgaagagaaatacaaaaaggCTATGGTGTCAAATGCTCAACTAGacaatgaaaaaacaaatttCATGTACCAAGTAGATACCCTGAAGGATGCGCTCTTAGAGTTAGAAGAACAGCTGGCAGAATCCAGGcggcaatatgaagaaaaaagtaaa GAATTTGAGAGGGAGAAGCATGCTCATAACATATTGCAGTTTCAGTTCATGGAAATCAAAGAGGCTttgaagcaaagagaagaaatgcttGCA GAAATCCAGCAGCtgcaacagaaacagcagagctATGTCAGGGAAATTTCTGATCTTCAGGAGACAATAgaatggaaagacaaaaaaataggG GCATTAGAGAGGCAGAAAGATTTCTTTGATTCCATAAGGAGTGAGCGGGATGACCTTAGAGATGAAGTGGTTGTGCTGAAGGAGCAACTGAAG AAACATGGCATAATCCCAGACTCTGACATAGCCACCAATGGGGAGACATCAGACATTCTTGATAATGAAGGACACTTGGATTCTTCCAAAACTGTTCCAGGCACAACTCTGGCATtaaaggcaggaggggatgggacGCTAG GCAAAGCCAATGAAGTGGACATGAAAAATGAGTTTTTGAAGGATATGGGGAAAAGAGAAATCTTGCAGAATACTGAGCGTGAGGAACACAAAGAGGAGTCTGAGGAGCAGGAAGTACAGACATTGCATGCTGATGaaaatgcaaaggcagaaaaaatggtTGAAGAACGTGATGCCCTGTCAACAGTGATGTTACCAGATAGTAGGTTTACAGAACAGATTCAAAGCCTTACAGAACGTGTATCAGGGAGCACTTCTTCAAATGATGATGGTGATCCAGATGATTTAAGAAAGGTGACAGAGTCTGCAGGCACAGCAGTCCAGCAGCCTGCTAGTATGGAGGCTGAACACCATGACTTAAATGCCAGGACAAATCAGAACTTGGAGGTGGGCTCTCTGCAAGGTCATCAGATTTTTGAGACTCCTCAGGAAATGCCTAGTGACTTAGGTACAGAGCATGAACTGGAAAAAGCTGCACTCAAATGGGAAGAACGAGAGGATCTTAAAACTAGCCATGCCCTGAATGGTAATGAAATAGATCAGGAAGCCACCATTACAAGTGAGAGCTGTGAGTTGGTTTCTAACCAGGCAGGGCTACCAGAGGTTCCAGTAGCAGGCTCACTTAATGAAGAGGTAAACTTGGAGAGTCACACCAAGGGACTCCAGCACTCAGAAGAAAGTGCTGAAAACAAGGTTACAAATGTCTTGCAGGAAAagttttttgaaagcaaagactGCCTTGAGGGAAGAATTGATAAAACGGGAGGTGATagaggtgaagaagaaaatgaggttGGGATTGCAGTTCAGGGTCAGATGGGGGAAATGGAATCTGTGGGTTTGGAGGGGAAGGAGTCATGTGAAAGCGGTGTCCCAGCAGATACAAGTGAAAACAAAGGTGGAGGAGATCAGGCATGCATCCAACCATTTTCTTCAGAGGACAGTCCTTCAGCATCATCAGAGGGACAAAATAAGCTAGATAAAACTGACCTTGAAAATGCTATGGCTGAGAAGGACGGACAGCAGGAAGAACTAATAGAAGAGTTGGAAATGTGTTCAGATTCTGCAGAAACAGGTGAGCAAGATAAGGCATCTGTGGAGGCTGTAGGTGGTATTAGTGAGGTAAAAGGAAGCATGCTGCATCAGGCAGAGCCAGACACAGACATTGTGAAAGAGGTGACGACTCAGGAAACCAGTTTAGACCCAAGTCTTTTAGATGATGAAATTAAGGAGTCAGAATTGGAAACAGGGGATGAgtctgggaaaggaaaggaaagtagGATAGAATGGGTAGAAGATTCAAAACCAAGGGCAGAAGTTCAAACAATTCATTGTAGTGAAGAAACAACGGGTGATACagtgggagagaaaaatattcctttaGAAGGTGAAGTGCAGAATGTAGTTGAACAAGAGGAAGGTGAATCTAAAGAGGAGTCAACTGTAGATGTTAGTGTAACTACTGAAAACAAAGTTGATAAAGaagcactgaaagaaaatgagcaagaGTTAGAGCTTGTGGACCACCATGGTGGTGGATTTGCTTCTGAGGAAAGTGCAGATAATTCCCTGGCACAGAAAGCTGAGCAGGATGAAGATGTTAGTGAACAAGTTAAATTGGAGGCTCAAGTAGAGGAAAGACTGGAAGATGATGGTGATGCATTTGATTTTGATGAAGAGTCAAAACAGATACTAGAAACTGATGAAAAATGTGATGGAGAGAAAGCTGATACACAGAAAGAAGAGGGTGGTGGAGTAAATGGTGCTGTTGGAAAAACTGCCCAAACAGATGAAGCTGGAGAAAGAACAGACAAAATAGAAACTGAAGATGCCTTGACTGAAGATGACAGCTTGCAGCATAAAAAAGGAGATGAGCCTGAAGAAACAGGGTGCTTGCAAGGGGAAGCATCATGGAAAACTGATGAGAAGACTGATGTGATAGAAGATGAAATCAAATCATCAGATTCtaacaaagtggaaaaaatagcagatgaaaatgttttggaaCAGGATTTGGAAAGTGCTGGCAATAACAGGGATGAAAGCAAGGAGGATTTGCAGGGTGGCAGAAGGGGTAGGGGTAAACCCAGAGATGACTGTATAATATCATAA
- the LRRFIP1 gene encoding leucine-rich repeat flightless-interacting protein 1 isoform X34, translating into MGTQGAGRKRLPNRERLTAEDDALNQIAREAEARLAAKRAARAEAREIRMKELERQQKEIEERPEKDFEKGARTVSSLSAATLASLGGTSSRRGSGDTSISADTEASIREIKDSLAEVEEKYKKAMVSNAQLDNEKTNFMYQVDTLKDALLELEEQLAESRRQYEEKSKEFEREKHAHNILQFQFMEIKEALKQREEMLAKHGIIPDSDIATNGETSDILDNEGHLDSSKTVPGTTLALKAGGDGTLGKANEVDMKNEFLKDMGKREILQNTEREEHKEESEEQEVQTLHADENAKAEKMVEERDALSTVMLPDSRFTEQIQSLTERVSGSTSSNDDGDPDDLRKVTESAGTAVQQPASMEAEHHDLNARTNQNLEVGSLQGHQIFETPQEMPSDLGTEHELEKAALKWEEREDLKTSHALNGNEIDQEATITSESCELVSNQAGLPEVPVAGSLNEEVNLESHTKGLQHSEESAENKVTNVLQEKFFESKDCLEGRIDKTGGDRGEEENEVGIAVQGQMGEMESVGLEGKESCESGVPADTSENKGGGDQACIQPFSSEDSPSASSEGQNKLDKTDLENAMAEKDGQQEELIEELEMCSDSAETGEQDKASVEAVGGISEVKGSMLHQAEPDTDIVKEVTTQETSLDPSLLDDEIKESELETGDESGKGKESRIEWVEDSKPRAEVQTIHCSEETTGDTVGEKNIPLEGEVQNVVEQEEGESKEESTVDVSVTTENKVDKEALKENEQELELVDHHGGGFASEESADNSLAQKAEQDEDVSEQVKLEAQVEERLEDDGDAFDFDEESKQILETDEKCDGEKADTQKEEGGGVNGAVGKTAQTDEAGERTDKIETEDALTEDDSLQHKKGDEPEETGCLQGEASWKTDEKTDVIEDEIKSSDSNKVEKIADENVLEQDLESAGNNRDESKEDLQGGRRGRGKPRDDCIIS; encoded by the exons ATTGAGGAAAGGCCAGAAAAAGACTTTGAGAAG GGAGCACGTACTGTTTCAAGTTTATCAGCAGCTACCTTAGCTTCTCTGGGCGGGACTTCTTCACGAAGAGGCAGTGGGGATACATCTATCTCAGCTGATACAGAGGCATCTATTAGAGAAATAAAG GACTCTCTAGCCGAAGTCgaagagaaatacaaaaaggCTATGGTGTCAAATGCTCAACTAGacaatgaaaaaacaaatttCATGTACCAAGTAGATACCCTGAAGGATGCGCTCTTAGAGTTAGAAGAACAGCTGGCAGAATCCAGGcggcaatatgaagaaaaaagtaaa GAATTTGAGAGGGAGAAGCATGCTCATAACATATTGCAGTTTCAGTTCATGGAAATCAAAGAGGCTttgaagcaaagagaagaaatgcttGCA AAACATGGCATAATCCCAGACTCTGACATAGCCACCAATGGGGAGACATCAGACATTCTTGATAATGAAGGACACTTGGATTCTTCCAAAACTGTTCCAGGCACAACTCTGGCATtaaaggcaggaggggatgggacGCTAG GCAAAGCCAATGAAGTGGACATGAAAAATGAGTTTTTGAAGGATATGGGGAAAAGAGAAATCTTGCAGAATACTGAGCGTGAGGAACACAAAGAGGAGTCTGAGGAGCAGGAAGTACAGACATTGCATGCTGATGaaaatgcaaaggcagaaaaaatggtTGAAGAACGTGATGCCCTGTCAACAGTGATGTTACCAGATAGTAGGTTTACAGAACAGATTCAAAGCCTTACAGAACGTGTATCAGGGAGCACTTCTTCAAATGATGATGGTGATCCAGATGATTTAAGAAAGGTGACAGAGTCTGCAGGCACAGCAGTCCAGCAGCCTGCTAGTATGGAGGCTGAACACCATGACTTAAATGCCAGGACAAATCAGAACTTGGAGGTGGGCTCTCTGCAAGGTCATCAGATTTTTGAGACTCCTCAGGAAATGCCTAGTGACTTAGGTACAGAGCATGAACTGGAAAAAGCTGCACTCAAATGGGAAGAACGAGAGGATCTTAAAACTAGCCATGCCCTGAATGGTAATGAAATAGATCAGGAAGCCACCATTACAAGTGAGAGCTGTGAGTTGGTTTCTAACCAGGCAGGGCTACCAGAGGTTCCAGTAGCAGGCTCACTTAATGAAGAGGTAAACTTGGAGAGTCACACCAAGGGACTCCAGCACTCAGAAGAAAGTGCTGAAAACAAGGTTACAAATGTCTTGCAGGAAAagttttttgaaagcaaagactGCCTTGAGGGAAGAATTGATAAAACGGGAGGTGATagaggtgaagaagaaaatgaggttGGGATTGCAGTTCAGGGTCAGATGGGGGAAATGGAATCTGTGGGTTTGGAGGGGAAGGAGTCATGTGAAAGCGGTGTCCCAGCAGATACAAGTGAAAACAAAGGTGGAGGAGATCAGGCATGCATCCAACCATTTTCTTCAGAGGACAGTCCTTCAGCATCATCAGAGGGACAAAATAAGCTAGATAAAACTGACCTTGAAAATGCTATGGCTGAGAAGGACGGACAGCAGGAAGAACTAATAGAAGAGTTGGAAATGTGTTCAGATTCTGCAGAAACAGGTGAGCAAGATAAGGCATCTGTGGAGGCTGTAGGTGGTATTAGTGAGGTAAAAGGAAGCATGCTGCATCAGGCAGAGCCAGACACAGACATTGTGAAAGAGGTGACGACTCAGGAAACCAGTTTAGACCCAAGTCTTTTAGATGATGAAATTAAGGAGTCAGAATTGGAAACAGGGGATGAgtctgggaaaggaaaggaaagtagGATAGAATGGGTAGAAGATTCAAAACCAAGGGCAGAAGTTCAAACAATTCATTGTAGTGAAGAAACAACGGGTGATACagtgggagagaaaaatattcctttaGAAGGTGAAGTGCAGAATGTAGTTGAACAAGAGGAAGGTGAATCTAAAGAGGAGTCAACTGTAGATGTTAGTGTAACTACTGAAAACAAAGTTGATAAAGaagcactgaaagaaaatgagcaagaGTTAGAGCTTGTGGACCACCATGGTGGTGGATTTGCTTCTGAGGAAAGTGCAGATAATTCCCTGGCACAGAAAGCTGAGCAGGATGAAGATGTTAGTGAACAAGTTAAATTGGAGGCTCAAGTAGAGGAAAGACTGGAAGATGATGGTGATGCATTTGATTTTGATGAAGAGTCAAAACAGATACTAGAAACTGATGAAAAATGTGATGGAGAGAAAGCTGATACACAGAAAGAAGAGGGTGGTGGAGTAAATGGTGCTGTTGGAAAAACTGCCCAAACAGATGAAGCTGGAGAAAGAACAGACAAAATAGAAACTGAAGATGCCTTGACTGAAGATGACAGCTTGCAGCATAAAAAAGGAGATGAGCCTGAAGAAACAGGGTGCTTGCAAGGGGAAGCATCATGGAAAACTGATGAGAAGACTGATGTGATAGAAGATGAAATCAAATCATCAGATTCtaacaaagtggaaaaaatagcagatgaaaatgttttggaaCAGGATTTGGAAAGTGCTGGCAATAACAGGGATGAAAGCAAGGAGGATTTGCAGGGTGGCAGAAGGGGTAGGGGTAAACCCAGAGATGACTGTATAATATCATAA
- the LRRFIP1 gene encoding leucine-rich repeat flightless-interacting protein 1 isoform X28: MGTQGAGRKRLPNRERLTAEDDALNQIAREAEARLAAKRAARAEAREIRMKELERQQKEIEERPEKDFEKGARTVSSLSAATLASLGGTSSRRGSGDTSISADTEASIREIKDIYELKDQIQDVEGKYMQGLKEMKDSLAEVEEKYKKAMVSNAQLDNEKTNFMYQVDTLKDALLELEEQLAESRRQYEEKSKEFEREKHAHNILQFQFMEIKEALKQREEMLAEIQQLQQKQQSYVREISDLQETIEWKDKKIGALERQKDFFDSIRSERDDLRDEVVVLKEQLKKHGIIPDSDIATNGETSDILDNEGHLDSSKTVPGTTLALKAGGDGTLGKANEVDMKNEFLKDMGKREILQNTEREEHKEESEEQEVQTLHADENAKAEKMVEERDALSTVMLPDSRFTEQIQSLTERVSGSTSSNDDGDPDDLRKVTESAGTAVQQPASMEAEHHDLNARTNQNLEVGSLQGHQIFETPQEMPSDLGTEHELEKAALKWEEREDLKTSHALNGNEIDQEATITSESCELVSNQAGLPEVPVAGSLNEEVNLESHTKGLQHSEESAENKVTNVLQEKFFESKDCLEGRIDKTGGDRGEEENEVGIAVQGQMGEMESVGLEGKESCESGVPADTSENKGGGDQACIQPFSSEDSPSASSEGQNKLDKTDLENAMAEKDGQQEELIEELEMCSDSAETGEQDKASVEAVGGISEVKGSMLHQAEPDTDIVKEVTTQETSLDPSLLDDEIKESELETGDESGKGKESRIEWVEDSKPRAEVQTIHCSEETTGDTVGEKNIPLEGEVQNVVEQEEGESKEESTVDVSVTTENKVDKEALKENEQELELVDHHGGGFASEESADNSLAQKAEQDEDVSEQVKLEAQVEERLEDDGDAFDFDEESKQILETDEKCDGEKADTQKEEGGGVNGAVGKTAQTDEAGERTDKIETEDALTEDDSLQHKKGDEPEETGCLQGEASWKTDEKTDVIEDEIKSSDSNKVEKIADENVLEQDLESAGNNRDESKEDLQGGRRGRGKPRDDCIIS, from the exons ATTGAGGAAAGGCCAGAAAAAGACTTTGAGAAG GGAGCACGTACTGTTTCAAGTTTATCAGCAGCTACCTTAGCTTCTCTGGGCGGGACTTCTTCACGAAGAGGCAGTGGGGATACATCTATCTCAGCTGATACAGAGGCATCTATTAGAGAAATAAAG GATATCTATGAGTTAAAGGACCAGATTCAGGATGTAGAAGGCAAATACATGCAGGGACTGAAAGAAATGAAG GACTCTCTAGCCGAAGTCgaagagaaatacaaaaaggCTATGGTGTCAAATGCTCAACTAGacaatgaaaaaacaaatttCATGTACCAAGTAGATACCCTGAAGGATGCGCTCTTAGAGTTAGAAGAACAGCTGGCAGAATCCAGGcggcaatatgaagaaaaaagtaaa GAATTTGAGAGGGAGAAGCATGCTCATAACATATTGCAGTTTCAGTTCATGGAAATCAAAGAGGCTttgaagcaaagagaagaaatgcttGCA GAAATCCAGCAGCtgcaacagaaacagcagagctATGTCAGGGAAATTTCTGATCTTCAGGAGACAATAgaatggaaagacaaaaaaataggG GCATTAGAGAGGCAGAAAGATTTCTTTGATTCCATAAGGAGTGAGCGGGATGACCTTAGAGATGAAGTGGTTGTGCTGAAGGAGCAACTGAAG AAACATGGCATAATCCCAGACTCTGACATAGCCACCAATGGGGAGACATCAGACATTCTTGATAATGAAGGACACTTGGATTCTTCCAAAACTGTTCCAGGCACAACTCTGGCATtaaaggcaggaggggatgggacGCTAG GCAAAGCCAATGAAGTGGACATGAAAAATGAGTTTTTGAAGGATATGGGGAAAAGAGAAATCTTGCAGAATACTGAGCGTGAGGAACACAAAGAGGAGTCTGAGGAGCAGGAAGTACAGACATTGCATGCTGATGaaaatgcaaaggcagaaaaaatggtTGAAGAACGTGATGCCCTGTCAACAGTGATGTTACCAGATAGTAGGTTTACAGAACAGATTCAAAGCCTTACAGAACGTGTATCAGGGAGCACTTCTTCAAATGATGATGGTGATCCAGATGATTTAAGAAAGGTGACAGAGTCTGCAGGCACAGCAGTCCAGCAGCCTGCTAGTATGGAGGCTGAACACCATGACTTAAATGCCAGGACAAATCAGAACTTGGAGGTGGGCTCTCTGCAAGGTCATCAGATTTTTGAGACTCCTCAGGAAATGCCTAGTGACTTAGGTACAGAGCATGAACTGGAAAAAGCTGCACTCAAATGGGAAGAACGAGAGGATCTTAAAACTAGCCATGCCCTGAATGGTAATGAAATAGATCAGGAAGCCACCATTACAAGTGAGAGCTGTGAGTTGGTTTCTAACCAGGCAGGGCTACCAGAGGTTCCAGTAGCAGGCTCACTTAATGAAGAGGTAAACTTGGAGAGTCACACCAAGGGACTCCAGCACTCAGAAGAAAGTGCTGAAAACAAGGTTACAAATGTCTTGCAGGAAAagttttttgaaagcaaagactGCCTTGAGGGAAGAATTGATAAAACGGGAGGTGATagaggtgaagaagaaaatgaggttGGGATTGCAGTTCAGGGTCAGATGGGGGAAATGGAATCTGTGGGTTTGGAGGGGAAGGAGTCATGTGAAAGCGGTGTCCCAGCAGATACAAGTGAAAACAAAGGTGGAGGAGATCAGGCATGCATCCAACCATTTTCTTCAGAGGACAGTCCTTCAGCATCATCAGAGGGACAAAATAAGCTAGATAAAACTGACCTTGAAAATGCTATGGCTGAGAAGGACGGACAGCAGGAAGAACTAATAGAAGAGTTGGAAATGTGTTCAGATTCTGCAGAAACAGGTGAGCAAGATAAGGCATCTGTGGAGGCTGTAGGTGGTATTAGTGAGGTAAAAGGAAGCATGCTGCATCAGGCAGAGCCAGACACAGACATTGTGAAAGAGGTGACGACTCAGGAAACCAGTTTAGACCCAAGTCTTTTAGATGATGAAATTAAGGAGTCAGAATTGGAAACAGGGGATGAgtctgggaaaggaaaggaaagtagGATAGAATGGGTAGAAGATTCAAAACCAAGGGCAGAAGTTCAAACAATTCATTGTAGTGAAGAAACAACGGGTGATACagtgggagagaaaaatattcctttaGAAGGTGAAGTGCAGAATGTAGTTGAACAAGAGGAAGGTGAATCTAAAGAGGAGTCAACTGTAGATGTTAGTGTAACTACTGAAAACAAAGTTGATAAAGaagcactgaaagaaaatgagcaagaGTTAGAGCTTGTGGACCACCATGGTGGTGGATTTGCTTCTGAGGAAAGTGCAGATAATTCCCTGGCACAGAAAGCTGAGCAGGATGAAGATGTTAGTGAACAAGTTAAATTGGAGGCTCAAGTAGAGGAAAGACTGGAAGATGATGGTGATGCATTTGATTTTGATGAAGAGTCAAAACAGATACTAGAAACTGATGAAAAATGTGATGGAGAGAAAGCTGATACACAGAAAGAAGAGGGTGGTGGAGTAAATGGTGCTGTTGGAAAAACTGCCCAAACAGATGAAGCTGGAGAAAGAACAGACAAAATAGAAACTGAAGATGCCTTGACTGAAGATGACAGCTTGCAGCATAAAAAAGGAGATGAGCCTGAAGAAACAGGGTGCTTGCAAGGGGAAGCATCATGGAAAACTGATGAGAAGACTGATGTGATAGAAGATGAAATCAAATCATCAGATTCtaacaaagtggaaaaaatagcagatgaaaatgttttggaaCAGGATTTGGAAAGTGCTGGCAATAACAGGGATGAAAGCAAGGAGGATTTGCAGGGTGGCAGAAGGGGTAGGGGTAAACCCAGAGATGACTGTATAATATCATAA